Below is a window of Pseudodesulfovibrio sp. 5S69 DNA.
TAGCCCGCCCGCCCCCGTACGCCAAGGGCCCGGTCCGGGGTGCGGCCTTTCCGCACTCCGGGCCGGGCCCGAAACTCGCTCGGTGCGCACGGGCTAGAAGCCGCGCATGCACTCCATGAGGTAGGTGGAGACCTCCACGCGGCAGACCCCGTTTTCCACGATGAGGCGCACGTTGTTCTCCGGAATGAGGGCCATGTCCTCGGCCACGTTCAGCCACTTGCCCTCGACCCAGTCCGGGGTCACGCCGTTGGCTTCCATCTCCCTGACGGGATAGCTCTCGGCCACGACCCATTCATCGTCTTGCACAGCAGGCATATCGTTGCTCCCCGGCCGCCCCGCTCGCGCATGCGCGCCCGGCGGCCTCTCGTTGTTCGTTAGCGGTCAAAAAATCTACACGTACTCGCGCCGGTTCTGTCCGAGCAGGCAGAAGGCCTCGTAGGTGATGGTGTTGCCCCATTCGGCCAGGTCCTCGGGGGTCACGGGGCGCTCGCCCGGCCCGCCCAGCAGCCAGGCTTCGTCGCCCGGCAGGACCTCTATCCCTTCACCCATAAGCCCGGTCACGTCAACCGCGGTCATCTGCATGCACACCCGGCCCCGGATGGGCACGCGCCTGCCGTGCAGGACCATCTCGCCCCGATTGGAGAGTGCGCGGCTGTAGTTGTCGGCGTAGCCCACGCCCACGATGGCCACCACGGAATCGCGCTCGGCGGTGAAGGTCCAGCCGTAGCTGATGGACTCGCCGCGCTTCAACGGATGGACCTGCATGACCGGGGCCGTGACCTCCATGGCGGGCAACAGCTTGGCGGACAGCCGTCCCTGGCCCGCCCCCTCCAGGGGGTCGCAGCCGTACAGGCTGATGCCCAGGCGCATGGAGTCCAGACGGCAGTTGTCGTGGACCAGGCCGCCCGCCGAGTTGGCCAGATTGGCCTCGACCTGGAATCCGGCGCGGGCCAGGCCGTC
It encodes the following:
- the alr gene encoding alanine racemase, which gives rise to MIDYNKLRVRIRLENLRHNYRLFTELHDNVIPVIKSDAYGHGLVEVARALEKDGAQTFAVGFVHEAAKLRESGCDKRIMALLGPISDEDIQSLWDHRIITPVSHFAQLKRVLAAAETNGPLEIGLKFDTGMRRLGFLPEETDEVAALLKGGPVTPVMATSHLARADEPGREKDVALQARRFQAALDGLARAGFQVEANLANSAGGLVHDNCRLDSMRLGISLYGCDPLEGAGQGRLSAKLLPAMEVTAPVMQVHPLKRGESISYGWTFTAERDSVVAIVGVGYADNYSRALSNRGEMVLHGRRVPIRGRVCMQMTAVDVTGLMGEGIEVLPGDEAWLLGGPGERPVTPEDLAEWGNTITYEAFCLLGQNRREYV